CATTTACAGCTCTGTTGTGGATTCTGTGGAAGGTGATTCACAAGTCAGGAAGGTAAACATAAGGAATGTCGACAGCGGCGAGATAACTTCTTTGGGGGTGGATGGAATCTTCGTGTTCATAGGGTTGATTCCGAACACTTCGTTCTTGAAGGGAAAGCTCGAGATGAATGAGTTTGGATACATAAGAGCCGATGATTTTATGGAGACAAGGACGAAAGGCGTCTATGCAATAGGAGATGTCAGAGAGAAGGAAGTTCGGCAGATCGTAACCGCGGCTGCCGATGGAGCAATAGCGATTTATCACGCGGCACGAAATTATTTCAATGACTGAACAGATGTAGATCCCACTGTATAAAAGAAAAGAGCGCCTGGCGCTCTTTTCTCTATTTTATCTTCGCCTCGGGAACCGGAACTATCTCTATTGTTCCCTTTTCCATGTCAATCTCTACCCAGCGGCCCACTGGAAGAACGACTTTAGGAAAGTCACCATGATAACTT
This sequence is a window from Mesotoga infera. Protein-coding genes within it:
- a CDS encoding LD-carboxypeptidase, with the translated sequence FAGFTEIKNGDLDDIKRMIHDYFLDKEIPVWIGLPSYHGDFPKVVLPVGRWVEIDMEKGTIEIVPVPEAKIK